One region of Oryza glaberrima chromosome 7, OglaRS2, whole genome shotgun sequence genomic DNA includes:
- the LOC127778498 gene encoding F-box protein At5g07610-like, whose amino-acid sequence MEENLPNKRRNPAASLTDELIVEVLRRLPVRSVCQFKCVSKSWLRLIADNEHRKKLPQTLSGFFYESMNHERCPYTARHFTNVTGKGMPLVSPTFSFLPQCHDVDLLDCCNGLLLCRCYVSRGTFQFHYAVCNPATKEWVMLPDANWAIEENHTACLCFDPAISSHFHVLEYVEEDEDSYVTLVTGVEIYSSETGLWTLHENGWNDEVVISLSVNRRSVLLNGFLHSVTPADEIVAVDMEGKKWRKIPMPDPDGDIGIIHQTQGRLCAFNVDPNDILELSIWFLEDYDTDNWILKHTVSSIDLFGRKKYQLDFDYQVIAVHPECNLIFFVYGWHNTLMAYEMDRKEVRVIRKLGHESCLPYLPYVPMFSESLPDGWC is encoded by the coding sequence ATGGAGGAGAACCTTCCCAACAAGCGGCGCAACCCGGCGGCCAGTCTCACCGACGAGCTCATCGTCGaggtcctccgccgcctccccgtccGCTCCGTGTGCCAGTTCAAGTGCGTGAGCAAGTCCTGGCTCAGACTCATCGCCGACAACGAGCACCGCAAGAAGCTGCCGCAGACGCTGTCGGGCTTCTTCTACGAGAGCATGAACCACGAGCGCTGCCCGTACACGGCGCGCCATTTCACCAACGTCACCGGGAAAGGCATGCCTCTCGTCAGCCCGACCTTCTCCTTCCTGCCCCAGTGCCACGAcgtcgacctcttggattgctgcaatggcctcctcctctgccgctgCTACGTGTCTCGTGGCACTTTTCAGTTCCACTATGCCGTGTGCAATCCTGCCACCAAGGAATGGGTGATGTTGCCGGACGCCAACTGGGCTATCGAAGAGAACCACACCGCCTGCTTGTGTTTCGATCCAGCCATCTCGTCGCATTTCCATGTGCTTGAGTATGTGGAAGAGGATGAGGATTCATACGTCACACTGGTCACAGGGGTGGAGATCTATTCGTCTGAAACTGGGTTATGGACTCTCCATGAAAATGGATGGAATGATGAAGTTGTGATTAGCCTTTCGGTCAATCGAAGAAGTGTTTTGCTCAATGGTTTTCTGCACTCTGTCACGCCTGCTGATGAGATTGTGGCTGTTGACATGGAGGGGAAGAAATGGAGGAAGATTCCTATGCCGGATCCTGATGGTGATATTGGGATAATTCATCAAACTCAGGGTCGCTTGTGTGCTTTCAATGTTGATCCAAATGATATCCTCGAACTGTCAATTTGGTTTCTTGAAGACTATGATACAGATAATTGGATCTTAAAGCACACCGTTAGCTCAATTGATCTGTTTGGACGAAAGAAATACCAATTAGATTTTGACTACCAAGTAATTGCAGTTCATCCAGAATGCAATTTGATCTTCTTTGTTTATGGATGGCACAATACTTTGATGGCGTATGAAATGGATCGCAAGGAAGTCCGTGTCATACGCAAACTCGGACATGAGTCATGCCTGCCATACCTACCATATGTTCCAATGTTCTCTGAGTCATTACCTGATGGGTGGTGCTAA
- the LOC127780412 gene encoding cysteine-rich receptor-like protein kinase 10 encodes MSLLVVLFFFFLSPPLAAAAAYTEYSCNGTRGNFTEGSAFGLNLELLAAELPANASSSRSLFASAAVGAAAAPEDRVFGLALCRGDMRDAAACAGCVSGAFQRLRALCGRDRDATYYHDLCVVRYSGDDFLSRPDDNSPVINALDANASTYYGWDGRNATTRSFFLSLVGTLFGEMAMYGSYNSSARRYASAVMYVNPQLPTVYGLAQCTPDLSPAQCWHCFQGLQEQNRQWYDGRQGGRILGVRCNFRYESYQFYAGTPDVRIGLQDVAPSPTANNGTNHRKTLVIVLSVSITVFCFMLVGCLLLIKKLRKGDGRKSNRQLEAHSRNSSKTEEALKLWRIEESSTDFTLYDFSDLAAATDNFSEDHRLGRGGFGPVYRGELSDGAEIAVKRLAAQSGQGLKEFKNEIQLIAKLQHTNLVRLVGCCVQEEEKMLVYEYMPNRSLDFFIFDQEQGPLLDWKKRLHIIEGVAQGLLYLHKHSRVRIIHRDLKASNILLDKDLNPKISDFGMARIFGSNMTEANTNRVVGTYGYMAPEYASEGIFSVKSDVFSFGVLLLEIVSGKRNSGHQHYGEFVNLLGYVWQLWREERGCELIDPTLGECSGSEAAAIIRCVKVALLCVQDNATDRPTMTDVAAMLGSDGVPLPDPLPPPHYQLRVSGDDYDDGGRGSPAGGGFRPSRWRFTDSCSTNDVTITTIEEGR; translated from the exons ATGTCCCTCCTCGTcgtcttgttcttcttcttcctctcgccgccgctcgccgccgccgccgcctacacgGAGTACTCGTGCAATGGCACCCGGGGCAACTTCACGGAGGGGAGCGCGTTCGGGCTCAACCTGGAGCTCCTCGCGGCGGAGCTCCCCGCcaacgcgtcgtcgtcgcggtcgCTGTTCGCGTCGGCGGccgtgggcgccgccgcggcgccggaggACAGGGTGTTCGGCCTGGCGCTGTGCCGCGGCGACATGAGGGACGCCGCCGCGTGCGCGGGGTGCGTCTCCGGCGCGTTCCAGCGCCTCCGCGCGCTCTGCGGCCGGGACCGCGACGCGACGTACTACCACGACCTGTGCGTGGTGCGCTACTCCGGCGACGACTTCCTGTCGCGGCCGGACGACAACTCGCCAGTGATCAACGCGCTGGACGCGAACGCGTCCACCTACTACGGGTGGGACGGGCGGAACGCGACGACGCGGAGCTTCTTCCTGTCGCTGGTGGGGACGCTGTTCGGGGAGATGGCCATGTACGGGTCGTACAACTCGTCGGCACGGCGGTACGCGAGCGCCGTGATGTACGTGAACCCGCAGCTGCCGACGGTGTACGGGCTGGCGCAGTGCACGCCGGACCTGTCGCCGGCGCAGTGCTGGCACTGCTTCCAGGGGCTCCAGGAGCAGAACCGGCAGTGGTACGACGGCCGGCAGGGCGGCCGGATCCTCGGCGTCCGGTGCAACTTCCGGTACGAGAGCTACCAGTTCTACGCCGGCACGCCGGACGTCAGGATCGGCCTGCAAGACGTCGCACCCTCACCAACCGCAAACAATG GAACCAACCACAGGAAGACCTTAGTTATCGTTCTATCCGTGTCAATCACGGTCTTCTGTTTCATGCTGGTCGGCTGCCTCCTACTGATCAAAAAACTACGGAAAGGAGACG GGAGGAAGTCGAATCGGCAGCTGGAAGCACATTCCAGGAACAGCTCCAAGACAGAGGAGGCACTGAAGCTGTGGAGGATCGAGGAGAGCAGCACCGATTTCACGCTCTACGACTTCAGCGATCTTGCCGCTGCCACGGACAACTTCTCTGAAGATCACAGGCTCGGCAGAGGCGGATTTGGACCTGTCTACAGG GGTGAGTTATCTGATGGAGCCGAGATTGCGGTGAAGAGGCTGGCAGCGCAGTCCGGGCAGGGGCTGAAGGAATTCAAGAACGAGATCCAGCTCATTGCCAAGCTGCAGCACACCAACCTCGTCAGGCTCGTTGGCTGCTGTGttcaggaggaggagaagatgctGGTCTACGAGTACATGCCCAACAGAAGCCTGGACTTCTTCATCTTCG ACCAGGAGCAAGGGCCATTGCTGGACTGGAAGAAACGGCTGCACATAATCGAGGGCGTCGCGCAGGGGCTCCTCTACCTTCACAAGCACTCACGTGTACGCATCATCCACCGCGATCTCAAGGCCAGCAACATACTCCTCGACAAGGACCTCAATCCTAAGATCTCCGACTTCGGCATGGCCAGGATCTTCGGCTCCAACATGACTGAAGCCAACACCAACAGAGTCGTCGGCACCTA TGGATACATGGCTCCTGAGTACGCATCGGAGGGCATTTTCTCGGTCAAGTCCGACGTGTTCAGCTTCGGCGTGCTGCTGCTGGAGATCGTCAGCGGCAAGAGGAACAGCGGCCACCAGCACTACGGCGAATTCGTCAACCTCCTCGGATAC GTGTGGCAGCtgtggagagaagagagagggtgcGAGCTGATCGACCCGACGCTGGGCGAGTGCAGcggcagcgaggcggcggccataATCCGGTGCGTGAAGGTGGCGTTGCTGTGCGTGCAGGACAACGCGACGGACCGGCCGACGATGACGGACGTGGCGGCGATGCTCGGCAGCGACGGCGTCCCCCTGCCggacccgctgccgccgccgcactacCAGCTGAGGGTCTCCGGCGACGActacgacgacggcggccgcgggtcgccggccggcggcggcttccggCCGTCGCGGTGGCGCTTCACCGACTCGTGCAGCACCAACGAcgtcaccatcaccaccatcgAGGAAGGGAGATAA
- the LOC127780424 gene encoding cysteine-rich receptor-like protein kinase 10, which translates to MTLAAILLLVLALVAPPLAAAAVLDDGGGGHRPPFHMCGMVQGRFAPNSSYEANLRRVAATLPAMVANGSSSSSSGVDVLVGERPDQISASAFCGANSSAAPEYSDCGACVAKALRYARRLCGYSRRAMVDLGACRVSYHDVGRVELEIQASLAVRIFDEHTSSWWRIVLTHDFPMMVVFQVIGVAWVLFMFLQEWRDGRRRRAQANRLP; encoded by the exons ATGACTCTCGCCGcgatcctcctcctcgtcctcgccctggtcgcgccgccgcttgccgccgccgccgtcctcgacgacggcggcggcggccaccgcccgcCGTTCCACATGTGCGGGATGGTGCAGGGGCGGTTCGCTCCCAACAGCTCGTACGAGGCCAACCTGCGGCGTGTCGCCGCCACGCTGCCAGCCATGGTGGCGAAcggatcctcctcctcctcctccggcgtcgaTGTCCTCGTCGGCGAGCGGCCCGACCAGATCTCCGCGTCGGCCTTCTGCGGCGCCaactcgtcggcggcgccggagtaCTCCGACTGCGGCGCCTGCGTCGCCAAGGCGCTCCGGTACGCGCGGCGGCTGTGCGGGTATAGCAGGCGCGCCATGGTCGACCTCGGCGCCTGCCGCGTCAGCTACCACGACGTCGGACGCGTGGAGCTGGAGATACAAGCTTCATTAGCCGTTCGCATCTTCGACGAGC ATACTTCATCTTGGTGGAGAATTGTTTTGACCCATGATTTCCCTATGATGGTGGTGTTCCAAGTGATCGGAGTCGCCTGGGTTCTGTTCATGTTCCTCCAGGAATGGCGAGACGGTAGAAGGAGAAGAGCCCAGGCCAATCGGCTGCCATAG